Genomic DNA from bacterium:
AGTGGAACTTCTCGCCCCCGTCCGCCATAGACTTCCACCTGGCCTGGTCCATCCTTGGGGGGGGCATCGCCGCCGGGGCGGACTATCTCTTCCACTTCGGCTGGCTGGAATCTCCCTGGCGGCCGTACCTGGGCGTCGGCGGGCGGATTGCCGTCTTCGAGGAAAATAAGGGCAAGTTCCCCGAGGGCGGGATGTACGTCTCCGGCCGGGGCCTGATCGGGGTCGAGTACCTCTTCCTGGAGGGGCACCTGGGGGCGTCGGCGGAGCTTGGCCTGGGGCTGTACTTAATTCCGGGGATGGGCTTCGATGTTTCCGGCGGCCTGGCCCTGCGGTACTATTTCTAGGAGTCACCAGGGTGAGGGTTACCTAAAAAGCGGCGGGGACTAAAGTCCCCGCCCTACATTTACGAAGGCTAGGTTGAGGGCTGCTTTTATAAACGGGAGGGTCAGGAGACCCTCCCCTACGTTTGAAGTGTGAACCGTTCGCCGCCTCCCCGTCTCATTTGCGTTCCGCGAGTTTACAGCCCGCGATTTTTATCCTAGACTTCCGCTTCATCGTCGGGGTCGGGGGCCAGGGTATCGGCGCCGCCTCCCGGGTGATAACCTCCGCGGCTAAGGCCGCCGGGGTCTCGGTGAGGAGCGTGGAGACCCACGGGCTGGCCCAGCGCGGCGGGGTGGTCGTCTCCACCGTGCGCATCGGCGGGACGCCCGATTCCAGCCCCCTCATCGCCCCGGGCGAGGCCGACGTCCTCTTCGCCCTGGAGCCGGTGGAGGCTTGGCGTTCGAGCCGTTACCTGCTCCGGGGCGGCGGCGTGCTCCTCAACACCTCGAAGATAGACCCGCTGTGGGTGCGGCTGGAGAGGGAGCCCTACCCGCCGGTGGAGGAGATTATCGCCGCGTTCAAGGGGTTCGCCGGGCGGGTCATCGCCCTGGACGCCACCGCCTTCGCCGTGGAGCGGGGGAGCTGGATTTCGTCCAACGCCGTTCTCTTGGGGGCGCTGGCGGCGTCGGGCGCCCTGCCATTCGACGGGCGGTTCATCGAGGAGGGGATAGGGGCCCAAAGCAAGCCCTCGCACCTCGAGCGCAACCTGGCCTGTTTCCGGCGCGGCTTGGAAGAAAAACCGCGCTGATCGTGAATTGGCCGTTCACCACACCGCCACGATAACCGAGGAGTCGGCATGGACAAGTACGAGTGCACCATCTGCGGCTACATCTACGATCCGAAGAAGGGCGACGCGGGCGGCGGCGTCAAGCCCGGCACCGCTTTCGCCGACCTGCCCGACGATTGGGTCTGCCCGGAGTGCGGGGCGGAAAAAGACGCCTTCGAGCGGATTTAAACTCAGCTCGCGGCACTTGTTCGGAAATTGACGCGGGTGTCCGTCGCGGAATCGGCACAGCGACCCGCCGGACGCCTTCGAGCGGATTTTTAAACCCGGCTCGCGGCGTTTTCTCGGGAAGCGAAACGGGCGTCAGCCGCGGAATCGGCCACGGCGCGCCGCGCATTTCCTTTCTTCAGTGAAAAAGGCTTGCTTTTTTCCAAAAGATGGCGATAATTCCCCTAGGCTCAGCCACGCATTGGGTGGAAGACGAACCGCGTCCAACCGGGGCCGAACGGTCCAGCCAAGGAGGCACATTGGAGAAGTACGAATGCACTGTTTGTGGTTACGTGTACAACCCCCGGCGCGGTGATCCGGCGGGTGACATCGAGCCCGGAACAAGCTTCGACGACCTTCCCGACGACTGGATCTGCCCGGAGTGCGGTGCCGACCTGGATGCCTTCGAGATTCTCGATTGAGATGTAAGTTTTTTTTCGAACGGGGCGGAGGCGTTGCGCCGACCGCCTTTTTTTCTGGGGGAATCTTCCCGGTGGTTCCCTGGCTTGTAATTTGATTGAGAGCGCGTCAAATTGTATATCCGCGTCAACTCGTGTAAAATATTTGAGACATAGCAGAGGACTTGGGTCCGAAGGAGCAACCCCCTCGATTGACGATGTGACCCATCCGGGGGTAAGCGTCCGGGTGCCAGGAGGCTTTCGCGTTTGCGAGATAGCGGGATGGATACCGTGAGTACTGGACCGACCGTACAAAACGAGAAATTCGACGCCTACGTCAAACATGCGCTGGAAATGAAGGCCAGGGACGTCAAGGTCATTCCGGCGGACACGGTGTCGGTCGAACAGTGGGTGAGGGAGAAGTGCCGCTTCGGATGCCGGGGGTACGGCAAGAGGTTGACCTGTCCACCCCACTCCCCCACACCGGAGGAGACGAAAAACGTAATCTCGGCGTACAAATGCGCGTTACTGATCCACGGCGACG
This window encodes:
- a CDS encoding indolepyruvate oxidoreductase subunit beta; amino-acid sequence: MKCEPFAASPSHLRSASLQPAIFILDFRFIVGVGGQGIGAASRVITSAAKAAGVSVRSVETHGLAQRGGVVVSTVRIGGTPDSSPLIAPGEADVLFALEPVEAWRSSRYLLRGGGVLLNTSKIDPLWVRLEREPYPPVEEIIAAFKGFAGRVIALDATAFAVERGSWISSNAVLLGALAASGALPFDGRFIEEGIGAQSKPSHLERNLACFRRGLEEKPR
- a CDS encoding rubredoxin; the protein is MDKYECTICGYIYDPKKGDAGGGVKPGTAFADLPDDWVCPECGAEKDAFERI
- a CDS encoding rubredoxin, with translation MEKYECTVCGYVYNPRRGDPAGDIEPGTSFDDLPDDWICPECGADLDAFEILD